The Cellulomonas oligotrophica sequence CGCGACGAACGCCACCACGGCGAACCACAGCACGACGGCGCCGAACGGCGAGCCCGCGACGGCCTGGAGCGCGCCCGACTGGTCCGCGTCGGCGGACGACGAGCCCAGCGCGAGCTGCAGGGCGAGCACCCCGATCAGGGCGTGCAGCAGCCCGCTGACGGCGTAGCCGGCGCGCGCGCCGACCTCCCAGGCGTGCTGCGGATGACGTGCGGCGAGCGTGGTCACGCGGCTCCTTCGGGTCTCGGGCCCCCACCCCCTGGCCTCGCGCCAGCACCCGCGACGATCGTCGCAGCGACCGGCCGGGTCGGCGACCGGAGCGCGTCGGCCCGGTGGCGTGCCGTGCGCCGTCAGCGCCAGCCGCGCCGCACCGCGAGCACGCCGGCGACGGCCGTCGCCGCGGCCAGCGCGAGGAGCACCACGACGTCGACGACCCGCCCCGGGGCGCGCAGGGCGGCGTCGCCGACGGCCTGGGACCACAGGGCCACCAGGATCGCCGCGTGCAGCAGGACGGGGGCGAGGAGGCCGGCGCCGACGCGGCGGGCGCAGTACAGCAGGACGCCCGCGGCCACCGCGTAGCCGGCCCGCACGGGCGCGTCGCCCGGTCCGAGCAGCAGCAGGACGGCGCCGCTGACCAGCACGCTGCCGACGGCGACGGACGGTTCGTCCCAGCGGTCGCGCAGGAACGTCACGACGAACCCGCGGAGCACCAGCTCCAGGTCGAGTGCGACCACGAGGCACGCGACGACGAGCGTCAGGGTCAGCCCGGGCCCCGCGGCCCGGAGCGTGCCGACGTCGAGGGCCCAGACCGCCCATGCGAGGACGGCGGCCGGCACCAGCCACCAGGTGCGCGCGACGGTGCGGCGCTCGGTCCGCACGTCGCGGGCGCGGCCCCACAGCGCGGGGACGAGCGCGGCGACGACGAGGCCGCCGACGTGCGGGGCGAGCAGGTCGCTGCGCACCACGCGCGCGTCGGCGAGCCCGGCGGTGCCGCGGTCGAGTCCGTAGAAGATCGACACGAGGCCGATGACCGTCAGCCAGCCCAGCAGCACCGAGCCCAGCGCGACCCAGGGCAGCGCCCCCGCGGGCGCCGCGGGGCCCGTCCCCGGTGACCGTCGGCCTGCTGGCATGCGCAGAGTGTGGCGGCCCGGGCGGCGGCGTGCACGACGGGACGGGGACGAACCGGTCACGACCGGCGCGCCGGCCCGGCAGACTGTGCCGGTCGGGGGCGCGCCCGCGCCCCGGTGACGACCCGAGGACGAGGAGGAGCCCATGGCGGACGTGCCGCACGACAAGCGGGAGCAGCTGGACAAGGTGCGCGAGGGGCTGCTCGAGGGCGAGCAGGTGCTGGCCGTCTACGACTGCACCGGGACGGGCACGGGCTTCGTCGGCCTGACCGACCTGCGCATCGTGTTCCAGGACAACAGCTTCGTCGGCAAGCGCACGGCGATCACGTCCGTCCCGTACAAGCAGGTCCGCTCGGTCTCGATCGTGACGGACAAGTCCTGGACGGGAGGGTTCTTCTCCGGCGCGACGATCGCGGTCGACGCCGGCGGGACCGTGCACGAGGCGGAGTTCCGCGGGGTCGAGAAGGCGCGGCACGTGCACGACGTCGTGCTGCACCACATCGTGCGGGGTCGCTGACCTCCGCGA is a genomic window containing:
- a CDS encoding CPBP family glutamic-type intramembrane protease gives rise to the protein MPAGRRSPGTGPAAPAGALPWVALGSVLLGWLTVIGLVSIFYGLDRGTAGLADARVVRSDLLAPHVGGLVVAALVPALWGRARDVRTERRTVARTWWLVPAAVLAWAVWALDVGTLRAAGPGLTLTLVVACLVVALDLELVLRGFVVTFLRDRWDEPSVAVGSVLVSGAVLLLLGPGDAPVRAGYAVAAGVLLYCARRVGAGLLAPVLLHAAILVALWSQAVGDAALRAPGRVVDVVVLLALAAATAVAGVLAVRRGWR
- a CDS encoding PH domain-containing protein; translated protein: MADVPHDKREQLDKVREGLLEGEQVLAVYDCTGTGTGFVGLTDLRIVFQDNSFVGKRTAITSVPYKQVRSVSIVTDKSWTGGFFSGATIAVDAGGTVHEAEFRGVEKARHVHDVVLHHIVRGR